One Gossypium hirsutum isolate 1008001.06 chromosome A08, Gossypium_hirsutum_v2.1, whole genome shotgun sequence genomic window, tttcaatttttaaaattcaggttCAACTATTAACACTGAtaaattctttttattaattcattggtatgatattttgaaataaaaaaagctCACTAGTAgtaatgtaacaaaaaaaaaaaagaattttgtcACAATCAAACTCACATCTTTCTGCATTAACAACAATGCTCATACTAATTGAGTTAAATCTCAACCAGTAAAACtgacatatatttaaaaaacaagATATTACAAATTGAGAAAATGGCTCTTGAATATTAGAGATGAACCGACCCAAATTTTAGACCGGTAGTCATATCTTTGTATATGTCTAGTTCTATTGTTTAGATGTATTTTGATTTGTTAATTTGATTagcaatttttaattaatgataacattcgcaatttatatataaatgaattttgataggttaataatttatttatatataattgagggcttgatttaataataaatttgatacttcataattttgagatattaagttcgaatttATAATAGTAAATTATGTATGGGTAAATAGAGCGAAGTCAGAAATTTTATTTAggagaattataaaattttcaaagattAAAGTTTAAAGTTTTATGTTGAAAAGGctgaaattattaaattatgtaaatgttTACGAATAATAACTTTAAacgatttattatattttaaatttcaataatttttattttaataatattgtttgAGAATTTTAAATTGTGGCCTATTGGTTGGGTATTCACCTCTTCTAAGAATAATTTGGGTTCAAATAATGTTTTGATTGGTgctatataatgaaataatttaaataaaaattaattgtaaaaaatattttagtattatttactattaaagttataatttttacaaagagaaaatatTGTTACACTTGATTATTCTCATCAAGTCAATAAATGTATCTGAGAGTTAAAGTTGtaaaaaagttaattattttcttaaatttttaattcaaattacttTCTACAATATCTAAATAATGATAAATCAttctgaataatttattttatctaactACTATTTCTTTCTCCTAATGTAGGGAAAACTATTAAATcaaatagtaatcacaaatcatgttataatttaatcttcaatttattcaactcatttAATGATACGAGACTCATAACTAGTGTATATTCTCAACttttttcgaattattatttaacatctcAGCTAACAGAAGTGCCTGATTGATACATTATTAATACTTTAAggactcaattaaaatattttaaagtctAAAGGGACTAAGTTGCCACCTTTTACACtacatggactaatttgaattGATCACTAACAACAGGGACAAATTTGAAGTGATCATGAGAAGTAAGACCTCTAAAATACTTTGACCATTTCTTTTTGCAGACAATAAAATCAACACACAACAAATAGTAAAGATATAAACAAACaattttctccatttctttttatttctttaggaAACATTAACAGATAAAGGGGCACAGGGGGAGACTATAGATCAGTCATTGAATATTCTTCTGTTCTTTGGATTGTGGTATCAACTCTGCTATTTTTTTAATGTCTCGAACCACAACTACAACACTTATTAAACATACTCTAACCCGGAACACTCGATATTTGTCATTCTCTTATTTTGAGTTAGTACAGGACCCCGGGTTTCGTTACCTTTAGGCCATTTCACTTTCGCCATCATCAGCTTAGCAGCAACGGACTTGAGACCGGTCTTCATGCAACGAACAATAACTGTGACGAGCTCTCTGCAGAATACAGTTTTAAATCAGTTATTTCACTAAAAAAACTTTGCAGAGCCAGATGGTGTTCGGGACACAAAAGGCAATACGTCGGATTGAAACATAATGGACAAAAGATAACCAATTCTCGAACACTTTCAACTTTCAAGGGACATGAAAGGTACAATGCTAGTTCAATGGCTTCATTACCTGCAGGAAAATTCTCATAAACTATTCTTTCTTCTAGCAATAGTCTCGAACTTGCAATCAAACTATTTGGTAATAAAACAGACTACGAGTGTAATTTGAACCGGACCTCATGAATAAAAGGTAAATATCTTAAACTAAAAGGTTCAAGTTTAAGGTTTCATTATTACTAGattgtttaaaattaaaaacatgcaGTCTCAATCATGGCAGTCATTTAATCTTTAAGCATAGTACTATTTCCAACATAAGAACCCCATAAAAATGCCACAACCATATTCCACTTGGACCACAATAAATTCGAAGGAAAGAAAGGATGAGAATCAACAGAATGACTTCCTCAACTATTGCTTTcgtatttcttaaaaaaaaaaaagcatttacGGTCTTAAAAGCTAAACTTTTAGTTTTTACTGATCGTGAAAACTATAATAGGGTATGCTATGTTATGATCGGAGTCATAAACAAACTTTGGGTGCAGCCTAATAGAATGCGAAGAACAAAGAATAGCTGTCTGGTTTGAAATTCATAGATTAAGATAACACATTCAGTCCTGGCAATACCGTACAGACTGAATCATATTTGTTACTCCTAAAGGATGCAATGATAATTGGAACTTTAATAACGGTATTGGTGCAAAAATCATCCACCGTACCGCACAAGCCATATGCTTGTTAAGCTTTGTTTTGGAAGCCTAGTGGGAACCTATTTTCACTGCACTTCCCGACAATCTGTCAGTCAAGTTGAATCTGTGTATGACCCAATTATTACAGAAAGTCGAGCATGGCCCTAAATATTTGCCTGCTCAAGTTGTAACGATCTCTTTTCTCTGGTTTATGTCCTGCCCTCTAAATAGCTATGTACTCCTCATAATAGTAGTTATAATGAAAGATGAGAAAGTAAGGGTAAAaagcttatttttttatatagtaacaTGTAATTTAAAAGGTATATTTGAGACTTACAATGGTGAGCAAGGAGAATGTCCACCATTTACGTAATAAACGAACAAATATGAATCATAATGCTGACCATTGATCAAGTAAAATCCATGCAACCTCCGTACGCAATTGAACGACATCTTTGTGTATAAATGAATGGCTGGATTATTATAAGAAATCACATGCAAATAAACTGCACGGCACACTGGGATGCTCGAAGCATATTTAATAACTTCTCGTATAAGTGCTGTAGCTGTTGATCAAATACCAAGCAAACTTTGGTCATAGGCTGAAGAtttcatttaaaaagaaaaatggaaaaaggaaatgaTGAAGAAGAACCGTTATTAGATGAAAATGCTCCTACCTATACCGAGATTTCTGTATGCATCTACAACTCCGAGTGTCAGAATATACACTAATGTTTGATCCACCCTTGATGAGTCATACCTGAGCAAATCCGCTATCTGCATGGTATATGTTAGTCAAAATGAATTGCATGAACCATTCAAATAGTTCATTATAAacgaaaattgaagaaaatatttAAGACCTGAAAACAGAACCTACATGTTGAATGACAACAATTAATTATTATACCAAATGGTTACTACTTATTCAAACATTTTAAACCCTGCTTAAGTAAAAATCCAACCACCAAGCAAAGATCATTAATGCATTATATACACATAGGCACATAGATAAAACACCTCACTATCCTTTGCCAAGATGATTCTTGCAGTAACAAATCCGATAAGCTCATCACTTTGACCATCAGGTCGACTGCGATCAACAGCTGCCCATGACACAATATCACACCCATTCACGACACTTTGgaaaaactcagactcataccTGAAGAGAACAATACCCTTCCTTGAAGATGCAAGAACAAGAAATACTCTTTACCAAAGAACCTCGATAGAAAAACCAATACACTTCTTACCTAATAGGAAATACGTCACTGTGGATTCGTTCTAAGGTCTCTAAATCAGATGGCTTTATAGGCCTATAGCAGATGGTAGGACGATGTTGGATTCTTGGGTTCACCATCAAGGACGTATAATTAATCCCCAAAAAATATGTGATAGATTTGAAGTTGTAAAGGAATTCCTGCTTCCATTTATGCAGCATCAGCCACAATCTCCATGCAGCACCTGAATGAAAACCGACACAAAATTCCACATTCTATTAGTTCCTTCTAATGTCATATAAACCCGACACCAAGCTGAAAACACACAAAACCACAACTCGTGGACATGACCCAGAAACTAAAGGTCCCTTCATTTTATAGCCATTATACCCTTCTTTACATCATTAGAGAACTTCAAAGAAAACTATGTAACAGCTTTCCAATTACAACATTATTACTTTTGCTATTCTGTTCTTTATTTTAACTGTACCAAATcatatttttgaagaattaaaaattaaaaaaggtttttttcttttaaaagcaaCATCAATGATTTCACTTCTTTATCACCTGCATTTTCTTttataaacaaattaataaaCCAACAGCAAGTAGCAAAGAACAAACTACACCTAAAATAAAGCTTCAAAAACATACTAAGATTCACTTTCTTTTACCTATTTCcataagaaaacaaagaaaccaATAACAAGGTTTAACATTTAAACCCAGCTTTTTTTCACCCCTTTCACCTAAAATAAACCCAGAATTCTACTATCCAATTGAATATCAATAAAGAAAGCTTTAACATTTAAATGAAGCAAAAACCCAGAATTCTAAATACACTAAAAAACTAACAAAACCAATAAACAAAAGGATAAATTATTGAAAACCAAGTTGGAAATCAACCCAAAtaggcaaaataaaaaaaataaaaaaagaatccaAAGAACAAAGACCTTAAATGCAGAATAGCAAAATTACAAACAAAACTATTGAAAATTTTGTGGAGAAAAGGGTAAAGCTACCATACCTGGAGAATCTCAAGCTAAAACAAAGATCGAATTAGAAGGGGATCGTGGGAAATCAAAGGGTTTAAAAGAAAGGTTTTATTTGTTGATCAGTGAAGGGGGGAAAAGGAAACGGCAGAGAAACATACGACTTGAGACCAGACACGGGCTTTTGTCTTATTGGTGATGATTTGTGTTTTCTTTCTTGGGAATAAATTGATGATTGTTGATTAATTAGAAGTGTAGTAATCAAAGTAAATGAATAGATTCTTAATCTGATTCTTAAGCTAAACAAAACTCAATGTGGAAGATAAGGCTATTTtcggaaaaatataaaaattatttattacattTCTAAGTGAAAACATTTCCCCagctattttttttattgttgggttaatattattttaaccTTCTCAACTTGTTTAAAGTATCTAATttgtccttaattttttttttaatttagttggtACTTTTCGTTACTCTAAGTTGATATCTCTGCATTAAAATCGGGAGTTTATATTGACGTAACATTAATAGCCAATCCGATGATTACATTAAGAATAAACTTGAACAAATGAGTgtctaaattcaaatatatatgacCAAATGAGTTTCTATATTCAAATATAATGGTATAAGAAATCAAAGACAATTCATATTTATTATAAACACTATTAATCTCTTcataagtttttctttttaactaCATCATTTGTAATGGTATAAGTTTTTCCTTTCGAAaagcatatttgaattttgtCATAGTTTCGTTGAACATCACTGCTTGAATTTTAGTCGAAGTTTTCAAATAACGAAAAGGCAATtttaaatcatattcaaataatatatattgtttttatagATTATAGATAGATTATAAATTATCgatatagaaaaataataatattttaatattctatattatttttataaaaataatatattcatCTACAGTTAGATCTATTCATGATCGGACTATTTGTCTAGACCCGAAGGTCCATTTAAAATTTGAGAGTGTTTGGAGAAAAATATCAAACCCGAAAaatgaatttggataaaaaaattaggCATGTTTAAAAGATGGATCGAGCTCGACCTTGAACATTTAAGTCTCGAACTCAGCCCAGCCTAACCCAATTTTAAAAGTTTACAATGTTTTATGCTATTCTTtataaataatgtaatttataacacataaaaataaaaattgaatctataataatatataatactactataatgtaaatattaaaaaaattaaaaatgactatatataaaaattataataaataaaaatatataaaactattaaatattaaattaaataataaatattttttaacaaatatgcGGGACTAACATGAGTTGGGATTAACCGTTTATaaagatatattttatttaattaattttattttaattatatttaagatTGATtgaatttctaatatatattttatttaattatttaaaaatataaaatcagacaattaaaaattttaaacaaagacCTACCAACAAAAgttgtaattaattttatattttatatatatggttttacAAATAGTTACGTGTTAAGTCggtctttttttctttattttttttaatttcatttcatttcttcaTGTAAATAATCAAATCTATAAAAAGCACCATAGAAGCCTAAAACCCTTCCTTAGCTTTTACTCTTTCAAATCTTAGCTCTTGCCATGGCAAATTCACTCACTCGCTGATCTTCAAATCCATATTTATTTTCTTCGAAAactcttttccttaatttttctTATCACTAAAATCCTGTAATGGATTCTCTTCATGATTCAATATCAGCGGCGAACGCGGCGGCCACTGCCAACGGCAACACCGTGCCCCCTTTTCTCAGCAAAACCTACGATGTGGTGAATGACCCATCGACCGACTCCGTCGTGTCGTGGAGTAGCGGTAATAACAGTTTTGTTGTCTGGAAAGTGCCGGAGTTTGCTAGGGATCTTTTGCCCAAGTATTTTAAGCACAATAACTTCTCCAGCTTTGTCAGGCAGCTCAATACATATGTGGgtatttctttttttcctttttattcattttctttttcttcttatttgtttttaaataaatatcgaTTTTTATACATTTCGATAGTATTTGGGCGTTAGCTTTAGGTTATATAGTCCTGCTTGGAATTTTAACGCAAATTTG contains:
- the LOC107940256 gene encoding histone acetyltransferase MCC1, with the translated sequence MLHKWKQEFLYNFKSITYFLGINYTSLMVNPRIQHRPTICYRPIKPSDLETLERIHSDVFPIRYESEFFQSVVNGCDIVSWAAVDRSRPDGQSDELIGFVTARIILAKDSEIADLLRYDSSRVDQTLVYILTLGVVDAYRNLGIATALIREVIKYASSIPVCRAVYLHVISYNNPAIHLYTKMSFNCVRRLHGFYLINGQHYDSYLFVYYVNGGHSPCSPLELVTVIVRCMKTGLKSVAAKLMMAKVKWPKGNETRGPVLTQNKRMTNIECSGLEYV